DNA sequence from the Cupriavidus sp. WKF15 genome:
CTGACGGCGCGCGGCTGGCGACGGCAAGTATCTCTTCCACCATCTCGCGCGGCACCGGCGTTTCCAGGAACGCCCGGACCGAACGGCGCGTGAGGATAGCACGGTCGACGCAGTCAACCGCCTGCTGCGAAGCAGCCCCGGCGGCCACTTGCATGCCAGCTTGCGTGTCCTGCGACATCTTGCCTACCTCCAATCACGCCTCGCCCTGCGCTTGCGCGCCGGGCACCGTCAGGGGCTGCAGCGCGCGGCGCAGCGGCTCGGGCAGGGGCACCGGGCGACGCGTGACGCGATCGACATAGACGTGGACAAAATGCCCCTGTGCCGCCGCGATCTCGCTGTCCCCGCTGAACAGCCCTACCTCATAGCGTACGCTGCTCGTTCCCAGCCGCGCCACGCGCAAGCCCGCCGTGACCGTGTCCGGAAAGCTCAGTGATGAGAAGTAGTTGCACTGCGTCTCGATCACCAGCCCGATCGTGCTGCCCGCTTCAAAGTCGAGCACGCCTTGCCGGATCAGGTACGAATTCACGACGGTATCAAAATAACTGTAGTAGACAACGTTGTTCACGTGGCCATAGACATCGTTATCCATCCAACGCGTTGTGATGGCCAGGGAGTGCGGATAGGCACTGCGGTGCTCGGCTTGCGGTTTCATGGGCACGTTGCGGAACAGGAATGAAGGAAATACGCGAAACGGCTAGCGCCGGATGACCAGGGCGACGCCCGCCGCTGCCAGGGCCATGCCGGAGGCCGCCAGCGGCGGAAAGTGCTCACCGAACAGCAGCCATGCCATCACCGCCGTGGTGGGCGGTGTCAGGTACATGAGGCTGGAGACGCGCGTGGCGGCGCCCTGCCGGATCAGCAGGAACAGCAGCGAGATGGCTCCGATCGACAGCGCGACCACAGACCAGGCGAGCGCGCCGGCCATCTCGGCATTCCAGTCCACGTGGCGGGTCTCGAACAGGAACATGAACGGCACGCAAGCCAGCGCCGATGCCGCGAACTGGATCACCGAGCCCATGCGCAGATCGAACACCGCGCAGAAGCGCTTCTGGTACAGCGTGCCGAAGGTGATGCTGAGCAACGCTCCACCCGCGAGCAGCACGCTGGCCGTGGACAGTCCGCTGGTGCTGAGCTTGTTCGCCACCACGAGCCCGACTCCCACTATGCCAAGCAGCAGCCCCAGCCACTGGCGCATGCTGATGCGCTCACCCAGGCGCGCGGATATCAGCGCGGTCAGGATGGGTTGCATCCCGACGATCAGTGCCGACATGCCGGCTGGCATGCCCAGCTTGACGGCAGCCCATACGCCGCCGAGATAACCCGTCTGCAGGAACAGCCCCGCTATCGCGATATGGCCGACCATGCGCCGGTCGGTACGCCCGTCCCGTTGCGGCAACGGCACGCGGGCCAGCCACACGAAGGGCACCATGAGCGCCAGCACGCCAACGAAGCGCAGGAACAGGAACGTCATCGGCTCGGCATGCGGCATGCCATACCTGGCAACAATAAATCCGGTGCTCCAGATCAGCACAAAGAGCCAGGGCATGCTGGCCGTCCAGAGCGCCCGCCGCGCGCTTGCCCCCATCTCTCCCGCCGCCATGCTCATGACGCCACCACGCGCGCCGCCGCGGCGCCATCCAGTGCGTAGCGCGCGTGATAGCGGGCAGCCAGGCCGACAGTCTGCGCATGCACCGCGACCGTATCTTCAATCCGGTTGCCGTAGCCGCCGGCCATGGCCACTGCGACCGGAAGCCGACGGGACAGCGCCGCCTCGAACACCATGGCATCGCGCCGGGCCAGGCCTGCCATGGACAGCTTCAGACGCCCGAGACGGTCGCCCTCATGCGGGTCCGCACCGGCCAGGTAGATCAGCAGGTCCGGAGCAAAGCGATCGAAAAGCTTGTCCAGCGCCGCCTG
Encoded proteins:
- a CDS encoding thioesterase family protein, whose translation is MKPQAEHRSAYPHSLAITTRWMDNDVYGHVNNVVYYSYFDTVVNSYLIRQGVLDFEAGSTIGLVIETQCNYFSSLSFPDTVTAGLRVARLGTSSVRYEVGLFSGDSEIAAAQGHFVHVYVDRVTRRPVPLPEPLRRALQPLTVPGAQAQGEA
- a CDS encoding DMT family transporter; protein product: MSMAAGEMGASARRALWTASMPWLFVLIWSTGFIVARYGMPHAEPMTFLFLRFVGVLALMVPFVWLARVPLPQRDGRTDRRMVGHIAIAGLFLQTGYLGGVWAAVKLGMPAGMSALIVGMQPILTALISARLGERISMRQWLGLLLGIVGVGLVVANKLSTSGLSTASVLLAGGALLSITFGTLYQKRFCAVFDLRMGSVIQFAASALACVPFMFLFETRHVDWNAEMAGALAWSVVALSIGAISLLFLLIRQGAATRVSSLMYLTPPTTAVMAWLLFGEHFPPLAASGMALAAAGVALVIRR